GTCATTATTAATTGAATCTCATATATAACTTATTACGAAAAAATGTCTAATATAAACTCTAAAAGTATGAAGTATTATTGTTGCTTTTAACTCATCTAATTCAATCTGACATTTCCTTTCAATTCACAAAAAAAGATATCTTAAGTACGACAAATGAACCATTCTTTGAAGTACTAAATAAAGATTTCGATGGTTTTTTGAAACATATGAACTTTCAGTCTGATCGAAAAGCATTCAGTGACAACAATAAaggaaattataattaaaagaaggtaaaatatatataaccaaTGCTAATTACATTACAAGCTGTATACATATCATTAATAGTTCctaaagtaataaaagtaaataataagaATTAGGAAAAGAACCTAATGGACCACAGTATTATACCCTACTACTTGAACAATATACCACAAACCTTGTTGTAACAAGTAATCCCACCCAATCTATCATGTGACTTGTTCCTCAGACCGAAACACCATAAATACATCACAAATAAACGAATCTTGACAGTTTCCGACATATGAACCACATATATGTACACACGATATGACTCATCCTTAACTATAGGAATACCATATTGTTTTCATggctattattattatcaaccTCGAAGGTTATTGCATCCAAGTTTGAAGCCACGCCATCTTGTAAGCTATTTTCTTCCAAATCCATGTCCCATAAGAAACCATATCCATCATCACCTTTGGAAGTAATTTGAGTAACGATGGTGTTGTTGGTGTTGGTGTCTCGAGAGAAGTGAAGAAGATCCATGAAAGAAGAGTTTTGGTTTGTGTTGAAATGGTGATGATGGTGGTGGTTGGTTGGCAATGGCATAGAGGAAGGGAAAGAGGTGGAAAATCTGTTCATGGTGGGAGATGACGACGGCGCCATGGTTAGGGATTGAGGTGTTGTATCATAATCGTACATGAGTTTCGAACTGTTGTTATCTTCTTTGCTTTTGTGGAAGACTCTACACAGCACCCAGTCCTCctgaaacaaatgtttttaattttatttagtagaCTTTATTATATTAATCTCTCAGGTTaagacataatttaaaaaatacaacaaaatcTATACATAATCTGAATAAGTAAACCTAGAGTCTTTGATTtagaaaacaatattaatttagGTTAGGACCTTACAAAACTTGACCTACcttaacttatttatatttatatatatatatatatatatatatatatatatatatatatatatatatatatatatatatatatatatatatatatatatattatcatcaTTTGTTCTGGAATTGTGTATCTGGACAAATCACATTATTGatgaataaatcaaattaaaaaaaaaggtaacgtttttgtataaaatatattttagagaaTAAATGTTGTCTCTCCTCCTCTGTTGCTAATTAAAGTACACAGGGAAGAAACAGATTTGAAAAATTTTTCTGGTCCCTTCAGGGAGAATCTATTCCCACTTGTTCAGTCAACAACTTTAACAAAGCATGTCAAGTATATCTTAAAACTAAGGTATAATATTTAAGCATCcattacaatatatttatagttagtttagaacattttattaaaaactccTATAGTCTcacattataattaaaatatatattatattataggtATGTATTGTgtgttatataaaataaaaatatacttttatataagACTGAAAGGAAAATTAACGTATTTTCTTGTACCATAATAAATGATTACGTCAGTGTGTGACATATCAAATAAGATGACCTTTtgtgtaagaaaaaaaagtattgacTCCAAATTTGTGATGAATGATCAAGAATAAAACATACTACTAGTTAATAGAGTGATTTTTTCTAAGtgttaaaaattgatattaattattCATGTCTATATAGATATgcaatcaaaattatttatttttctctttttcatatatatagaCAAACAAACCAgtgttttaaaacttttgatTATCTTTTTTCCGAAACCATTgatgtgattttaattttaattttcataaaatgtaatattttgtGTAAAATCGTGATCTTTTAACGCATTTTTctgtttaaagttttaaaagcTTCAAATAAAGTTATCGATATCAAACACATCCTACTCAATGGCCAGTTTTAGGCTTATAAGTTCTAGCACGAATAATAACAATTTGGCtataaaagtgtaaaattttcatattacatCAACATCCTATATCATAAACCTTTACAACTAGtgatcaaatattaattataaaaaaaattattaaaaactttaagATGTGGCAATTCAATTTAGTGTTAACGATGTCTTAGTAATGtttgaaaacatttattttatgctCAAATCACAAAAAAGATGTGTTATTGCAGAAAAAATGTTAACCTTACATATTAATATACAGTCTTTATCAACTCAAAACCAAATTACTGTATATCCATAAGATATCTACAACCATTTGATGCAAGTGATAATCTttttatgtgaatttttttaaaaaaatattggcaattaaaaatgataaaatttcaaacacataATTCACATTTTCAAATGAGTATatgatactatttttttaatcctAATACTTATAGTTGTAGGACTAAGATTTATTCtcattactttaattaaaaaaattctgacTATCTAGATACATCTTATCTACTAGTAAAATAGTAAAGTTCATCTTAATGTTATtagtattaataattttttgtgaGAAACCTAATAGTTACATAGCATGTAATCATGTATTCTCAAATATCTCATATCATTGCAAAACCGCTTTGGAAATATACACCCTAATAAAGCAAACCAACGACAAAAAATCTTTTCCTAGCTTTAGCCAGAAATCACCTCCTAGATTTGACCTTAATTAATTACATCAATCAGTCCAAGCACAACACACAAGAAACCAATTTATGTCCAAAAGCTATATTAATAAAGATCATTCCAACGACAAAAAGTTTTAGTAAAGGACAATTTTCATGGGAGCAACCAATATTAAGAGAAGTGAAATAATTGGTAAAGAAcatcttttacttttaaacaaTACCTTAAAATagtagttatatttttttcaataacatAAACATGTTTATACAAATTGCACTTTCAGAAAATTAAAGTTATAGTGAattgttaaaaacaaaagaaagttgCACCCCACGAGCAAAAGCCATATGATGAGTAGAAAGTAGAGAAACGAACCTTTGGAGGCATGTGTGGGGTCTCCAAGCGGAACTCATGCATGATCCACCCAGTTTTTATGCCATTTGGAGCTCTGTTCCTGTAGAACACCAACGTTTTCCTCATCCCTACAACCTCTTGCGTGGTCGGATCCACCACCGTTCGATCCTTTCCCGTTGCTTTCCAATACCCTGAAGTGGTTGCTCGGTTTGTTCGAAACCCCGTCGCGTATTTGCGGTCCCGGAAGCTGAAGAAGTACCACTCGTTCGCATTCAGCTTCGCCACCTCTGTGACCATTCATATCAACACATGCATATGACTCATCAATTTCTTGTACCAGCAACCAGACAACACATGACTAAGCTAAGGTTAAATTAGGTGCAATCAATTGTGTCCCcgaataataaataattaggtGTAATGTAGAATCACCATCACATGTCGGCTAGTTCATTAATGACACGAAGTTTTCAAGTTTCCAGTCCTACCAGACAAACATGACAGCAATTTGATGACACTAATTGCCACTTAGAAGTTTCAACGTATTTGTCTGTTTGCCATAAATATGATTTCGTGGTCTGGTTTTTTACTCCCTCTTTTCATAatattgtgcatgaaaagagGACTCTATAATCTAATCAAGAAAGATCATGCATGTCCTttcatgcataaaaaaataGCTTTTCGTGTATTTCACTAAGGAAAATATAGTTAATAATTGCTAACGAGTAAAAATCATAGAGCTAGATCGATAGCGAGTCATGTCCAAGAAAGGTAATGAATGGAGGTG
This sequence is a window from Vigna angularis cultivar LongXiaoDou No.4 chromosome 2, ASM1680809v1, whole genome shotgun sequence. Protein-coding genes within it:
- the LOC108323251 gene encoding protein CUP-SHAPED COTYLEDON 3, encoding MGLRDIGASLPPGFRFYPSDEELVCHYLYKKIANEEVLKGTLVEIDLHICEPWQLPEVAKLNANEWYFFSFRDRKYATGFRTNRATTSGYWKATGKDRTVVDPTTQEVVGMRKTLVFYRNRAPNGIKTGWIMHEFRLETPHMPPKEDWVLCRVFHKSKEDNNSSKLMYDYDTTPQSLTMAPSSSPTMNRFSTSFPSSMPLPTNHHHHHHFNTNQNSSFMDLLHFSRDTNTNNTIVTQITSKGDDGYGFLWDMDLEENSLQDGVASNLDAITFEVDNNNSHENNMVFL